The Methanomassiliicoccus luminyensis B10 sequence GCATTTTCCGGCCCGATATTATCTAGAAGGATAATTTATGCGATTTTTCCAGCCAGCATGATATTGTTATCTTTTTCGAGATAAAATCCAGTATGCACTATTATTCTAGATAACTGGAAAGATACCGCTTTTTACCATGCCTCTCGGTCTCCGAATGCTCTGTTTCGAGAGGTAATTTGGATGGGTAGCAACACAACAAAGCTAGTAGTGATTTTGTCAGCCCTTGCGCTGCTACTACCCGGAGCTGTCATTTTGTTCGAGACCGATGGGGTCTCGGCGGCTCCAGCCTACGGACGGATCTCGGTATCCGGTTCCGACTTGACTGTCAACGGCGACGCTTCCGCCCAGTTTTTTGGTGTGGTCGATACCACTGCTCTTCAATTCGCGATCATGGCGTACATCAACGGTGACATGACCGTCGCCGGAAAGACCTCGGTGTTCAACGGGCCCGATACGGGCGGGGACATGCGAATGTCCCAGAACGCCAACGCCGAGGAGTTCTGGCACCAGTACTTCGCCCTGCTCGCCTACTACGATTGCAACATCGTGAGGATCGGCGCTGGCGACACCTGGGGCACCGAGCTGCAGTACCAGGCCTGGCTGTATCACCATGACGAGTACATGAACCTGCTCAAGATCATGCTCGACGAAGCGTACGAGCATGGCGTGTGGGTGGTCCTGGTGCTCGCCGGTTCCCAGGGGGAATCGAACGCTCCCTACGGCTTCGGCGGTTCCGGCTCGGCCTTCGTGGCCGGCTCCAGCGCGTTCAACCGCTATGTCGAGTACTGCCGCGACGTTATGGGCGCTTTCGAGTACCATGACGCCCTGGGGTTCTACGACATGTGGAACGAGCCTGACCACAACATCGTCAACCAGAACTACTGGAAGAACGACAAGGTCAAGTTCAACACCTGGGCCAAGGCGGTCGCTGCGGCGACCGCCGGCGCGTCCACTCACCCCAGGACCATGGGGGTCGCCGGCTACGGCACCCTGTTCGGGTGGAGCCAGTCGGACTTCGATCTCTCCACCGGCAAGACCGGGTTCGAGATCGCCCACCGGCACTTCTATGCCCAGGCGGACGACGCGTACCTGTTCACCGACCCCGAGCAGTGGGCCGCCAATGACAACCTGCCCCTGTTCTGGGGAGAGCTGGCCAAGAACAACGTGTATCCCCTGGTAAGGTGGACGTTCGGCGAGAACACCATCTACGCCAACGGCGGGCAGGCCATCACCTCCATGGTGCTGACCGGCACGACCAACTACCCGTACCGGGGAGGCACCCTGCCAGACCCAGTAAACCCTCCGGCCACGCCGGATCCGGCCGACCCGGAGCTGCCGCCCCTCGTGATAGCCATCACGCCTCCTGTGCAGGAGGTGTCGTACGGGGACGAGTATGTTTCCACTGTGACCGTCAGCGACACGGCGACCGTGAGCGTCACATACGACGCTCCCTTCCTGAGCTATGATCAACAGAGCCATACGCTCTCGGGAACGCCGGGCCAAGACGAGGTGGGGACATACAACATAAGCGTCACGGCGACGGCGTCGGACGGCAGGACGACCACCCAGGAATACCACTTGATAGTATCGGCCGGCGATGAACCGACCGATTCGGTCAACGTGACGGTCGTGCCGACCGTTTCCAACGCCGGGTACGTCCTGGGCGGGGGGTCCGGCTCGGCCTTCCTGACCCTCGTCATGGTCGGACTGGTGCTGTCGGCCTTGGGATGCATACACATCTTCGGCGGAGCATACCGCCGCAAGAGGTGAGCTCCGGACAAGCTCCGTTCAAACCTCTTAACCAATCCTCTTTTTCTTCTCTCAGCAGGTCAGGTGAAGTATCGCCACGAACCGCCTGCTCTCGCGGTTCATGATCTCGATGGCGTCCGAGGTCGACCTGACCACCAGATCGTACCTCTCCAGGACGGCCTTTGCCTGGGGGGTGAGGGGCATCATGCTCTTGTAGCCCGCGCCCACGATGACCACCTCCGGCCGCTCCCCGTCCAGGAACCCCAGCTCCCTTTCCGACAGGGGAGTGTGGAAATAGTCGGACCGGTAGTCCAGAGAAAGCTCGGTGGGGCGCTCCGTGACGCTTCCGTCCACGTGGACGATGACGTCCTTGACGTACTTCCTGCCGCCGACCCGGACCCATCCGAAATAACCATCCGCGCCGTCCATCTCGAGGGCCTTGATGGTCCCGGGGCGGGAATAAGGTTGCTGTAAGACCTTCCGCGGTTCTGGGCTTTGAGAGGCGGATCGGGCGATCGGGGGCGCCCTGACCCTACGAGGATACACGGGGGCTCAATGGGCTTACTATTTGTAGGAGCCCATCTTATGGGTTGGCAATGCTCATCGATTCCCCCTCATGGAACGAGGCCATGAGGTTGATCGGCGAAGCCGCCATACTGCTCCTGCTTTTCCTGGTGGCGTTCAGCCTCACGCTGGTACTTCTCACGGTAGTTTCCATCAAGATGGGGAAGTTCATCTTCCCCCGCCTGCTCAAGCCTGGCCTGCTGATGATGGAGGGATTGGTGAGGGCCATCTGGAAACTTCTGGGGATCGACGACAAGGAGCTGACCGCGTTCTCCATACGCCTGCACAACATGATGATGAAGAAGAGGTTCGAGGCGGTGCCACCGGAAAAGCGGGCCATCTTCCTGCCCCAGTGCCTGCGCTCCAAGGAGTGCCCCGCTCATCTCAGCGACGAGGGCCTCATCTGCATGAAGTGCGGCCGGTGCGATATTGGCCCGAACATCGATGAGGTGCGGGCGGACGGCACCAAGGTGTTCATAGTCCCCGGTTCCACCTTCATCAAGAGGATGGTCAAGAGGTACCGGCCGGAAGCGATCGTGGGCGTGGGGTGCCTGATGGAGGTCAAAGAGGGACTGGAGATGTGCGACCGCATGGGCGTGGTGGCGATGGGATTCGTCACCCTGCGGGACGGGTGCGTGGAGACGGCCATGGACTGGGGCGACTTCAAGGACATGATGACCGGGAAGATCACCCCCCTCAAGCTTGCCAACCTCATCGAGCTGCCCGGGGAATGCAAGGTCCCCGAACCGACGATGAAGTAAGGCGGCCTCAGGCCGGCGTCCTTGACCGGCAGTACCTCCTGACAGAGGGCAACATCAGCAGGATGAACATCAGCACCCCCAGGACCACAGTGAAGTACGTGGGCGGGGAGAGTTCGATGTCATATATGAAGTGCTCCACGAGGAGCCACACCAGCAGGATGCCCAGCATCACCAGGGTGCCCTGCCAGGCCCAATGGATGCCCCCGGCCTTGCTTATCTCCCCGAGGAACAGCTGCTCCCGGGTCCACAGGCCATATGACAAGGCTATCGGCGTGATCCCGTAGATCACGAACAGGAACAGGCCGACCAGAAAGTAGTTGTGGAACGGTATCCTGTCCAGGTACTCGGTCGGCAGGCCCAGCAGGGCGCCCGACGGGCTGATCATCAGCGCGAGGCCGCTCAGCACACCCATTATCCCGAACACCATCAACAGCGCGCTCAGTGCGGTCGCGCCCAGCGGACGTTTTCCCCCATCCATTGTCATTCACCTCAGGCAGTCAGGCCACAGCGGGCATTTCTGACGCCCTGGATGGATTTCTACCTGGAAATAATTATCTCCGCTCATCATGTGGAAAAAAATAGAGGAGGGGGGGCCTCAGCGCTGCTGGACCACCTGCTGCTCGGGGCCGCGGGGGTCGGGCCCCGTTACCGTGGGGTTGTCGGGATAAGAGGACCATTCGGTGAAGGATCCCTCATAGATCCTGACGTCGGGATATCCGAGGTACCACTTGAAGAGGTTGAACTCGTTGGTGGCCTCCCTCCCCGTCCCGCAGGAGCAGATGATGGACCGGTCCGGGGTGGCCTCGACCTTGCCGATGATCTCCTGGATCTCCCCGTCGGGCTTGAGCTCGCGAGGGTTGTCCTTGCTCATCAGGGAGGCCCAGGGCAGGCTGATCGCGCCGGGTATGTGCCCTGCCTTCGGCCAGGCCCCCTTCCCCTCGTATACCGCGGCAGGCCTCGCATCCAGCAGGAGGACGTTGTCGTCGTCCTTGGTCCGCTTGAACTCGTCGTACCCGACGTAGAACTCCTTCATCTCCCTGCCGCGGAAGTCGCCCTCCTTGATCCGGGGGAACTGCTGGGTCGTCTGCCCCCCGTTGGCCTTCCATTTCTCCAGGCCGCCGTCCAGGATGAGCGCCTTGTCGTGGCCGCTCCGGGTCAGCCCGTACGCCATCATGGTCTGCTCGAGCCCGTCCCCCCATCCCTTGGAGGGACCCTTGCAGGAGTATACCAGCACCGGCCGGTCCATGG is a genomic window containing:
- a CDS encoding sulfurtransferase translates to MEKNYPYPQRNSSVKWVDTEWLKGHLNDDMAILDVQPNIHDYIVEHLPGAAHLDQEFLRSSLGGLPGQFMPPEAVAPYFNRVGVTMDRPVLVYSCKGPSKGWGDGLEQTMMAYGLTRSGHDKALILDGGLEKWKANGGQTTQQFPRIKEGDFRGREMKEFYVGYDEFKRTKDDDNVLLLDARPAAVYEGKGAWPKAGHIPGAISLPWASLMSKDNPRELKPDGEIQEIIGKVEATPDRSIICSCGTGREATNEFNLFKWYLGYPDVRIYEGSFTEWSSYPDNPTVTGPDPRGPEQQVVQQR
- a CDS encoding DUF116 domain-containing protein — encoded protein: MLIDSPSWNEAMRLIGEAAILLLLFLVAFSLTLVLLTVVSIKMGKFIFPRLLKPGLLMMEGLVRAIWKLLGIDDKELTAFSIRLHNMMMKKRFEAVPPEKRAIFLPQCLRSKECPAHLSDEGLICMKCGRCDIGPNIDEVRADGTKVFIVPGSTFIKRMVKRYRPEAIVGVGCLMEVKEGLEMCDRMGVVAMGFVTLRDGCVETAMDWGDFKDMMTGKITPLKLANLIELPGECKVPEPTMK
- a CDS encoding putative Ig domain-containing protein: MFETDGVSAAPAYGRISVSGSDLTVNGDASAQFFGVVDTTALQFAIMAYINGDMTVAGKTSVFNGPDTGGDMRMSQNANAEEFWHQYFALLAYYDCNIVRIGAGDTWGTELQYQAWLYHHDEYMNLLKIMLDEAYEHGVWVVLVLAGSQGESNAPYGFGGSGSAFVAGSSAFNRYVEYCRDVMGAFEYHDALGFYDMWNEPDHNIVNQNYWKNDKVKFNTWAKAVAAATAGASTHPRTMGVAGYGTLFGWSQSDFDLSTGKTGFEIAHRHFYAQADDAYLFTDPEQWAANDNLPLFWGELAKNNVYPLVRWTFGENTIYANGGQAITSMVLTGTTNYPYRGGTLPDPVNPPATPDPADPELPPLVIAITPPVQEVSYGDEYVSTVTVSDTATVSVTYDAPFLSYDQQSHTLSGTPGQDEVGTYNISVTATASDGRTTTQEYHLIVSAGDEPTDSVNVTVVPTVSNAGYVLGGGSGSAFLTLVMVGLVLSALGCIHIFGGAYRRKR
- a CDS encoding MTH938/NDUFAF3 family protein, translated to MDGADGYFGWVRVGGRKYVKDVIVHVDGSVTERPTELSLDYRSDYFHTPLSERELGFLDGERPEVVIVGAGYKSMMPLTPQAKAVLERYDLVVRSTSDAIEIMNRESRRFVAILHLTC